Proteins encoded in a region of the Myxococcus guangdongensis genome:
- a CDS encoding cytochrome c3 family protein, translating into MLHRQNRHALLALAALAMLVGAGVAWAATARERSLAVYPAQHVPLRFDHAQHLEAGAECTTCHDSARASASSKDLNLPGHEECETCHDIEAGRKGKPTDPPSSCNTCHPGFDATVRKEPAKLSMPPANLHFSHQQHVDKKVECSVCHGEMKDVKLGTRNQLPKMATCFKCHDGTVASNTCATCHPTEPSGRLKLTFDSGLLKPMQGNPLGLDHGPRFEFNHGARASTDRLVCMQCHSESYCQTCHDGMQKPLSIHPNDFITLHPVQARTNSPRCESCHRAQSFCAACHERAGVGMDAAQSLRPRNQKVHPDYSTWVELPGPRHHGIAASRDLTSCISCHREESCMSCHSELSPRRQINPHPAGFAQSCKKLASANDRACLKCHSSESLAQKGCR; encoded by the coding sequence ATGCTTCACCGTCAGAACCGACATGCGCTGCTCGCCCTGGCCGCGCTCGCCATGCTGGTGGGCGCCGGCGTCGCCTGGGCCGCCACGGCCCGCGAGCGCAGCCTGGCCGTCTACCCCGCCCAGCACGTGCCGCTGCGCTTCGACCACGCCCAGCACCTGGAGGCGGGCGCCGAGTGCACCACGTGCCACGACTCGGCCCGCGCCAGCGCATCCTCCAAGGACCTGAACCTCCCGGGCCACGAGGAGTGCGAGACCTGCCACGACATCGAGGCGGGCCGGAAGGGCAAGCCCACGGACCCGCCGTCGTCGTGCAACACCTGCCACCCGGGCTTCGACGCCACCGTGCGCAAGGAGCCCGCGAAGCTTTCCATGCCCCCGGCCAACCTGCACTTCAGCCACCAGCAGCACGTGGACAAGAAGGTGGAGTGCTCGGTGTGCCACGGCGAGATGAAGGACGTGAAGCTCGGCACGCGCAACCAGCTGCCGAAGATGGCCACGTGCTTCAAGTGCCACGACGGCACCGTGGCCTCCAACACGTGCGCCACGTGTCACCCGACGGAGCCCTCGGGTCGGCTGAAGCTGACGTTCGACTCGGGCCTGCTCAAGCCCATGCAGGGCAACCCGCTGGGCCTGGACCACGGCCCGCGCTTCGAGTTCAACCACGGGGCCCGCGCGTCCACGGACCGGCTGGTCTGCATGCAGTGCCACAGCGAGAGCTACTGCCAGACGTGCCATGACGGCATGCAGAAGCCGCTGTCCATCCACCCCAACGACTTCATCACGCTGCACCCGGTGCAGGCCCGGACCAACTCGCCCCGGTGCGAGAGCTGCCACCGCGCCCAGTCCTTCTGCGCCGCCTGCCACGAGCGCGCGGGCGTGGGCATGGACGCGGCCCAGTCGCTGCGGCCGCGCAACCAGAAGGTGCACCCGGACTACTCCACGTGGGTGGAGCTGCCCGGACCGCGGCACCACGGCATCGCCGCGTCGCGGGACCTGACCAGCTGCATCTCCTGCCACCGCGAGGAGTCGTGCATGAGCTGCCACTCGGAGCTGTCGCCGCGGCGGCAGATCAACCCGCACCCGGCGGGCTTCGCGCAGTCGTGCAAGAAGCTGGCGTCGGCGAATGACCGCGCCTGCCTCAAGTGCCACTCGTCGGAGAGCCTGGCGCAGAAGGGGTGCCGCTGA
- a CDS encoding Ig-like domain-containing protein, producing MGTRSSRFLAGVFALASLSGCLEPGEAIYLPRDTVPPRVVSTAPGGGETLPRGGSLRVTFSEAMDIRSLRPGIAVFSGRDELPLVLTAPPVPELDEDVERGDVPYSVEAAFAEGVVLTPNTQYTLVLRTVLTDYEGNPLSSEIRIVFRSAP from the coding sequence ATGGGCACGCGCTCGAGTCGCTTCCTCGCGGGCGTGTTCGCGCTGGCGTCGCTGTCCGGGTGCCTGGAGCCCGGCGAGGCCATCTACCTGCCGCGCGACACGGTGCCGCCCCGGGTCGTCTCCACGGCGCCAGGAGGAGGGGAGACGCTGCCGAGGGGAGGCTCCCTGCGCGTCACCTTCTCCGAGGCCATGGACATCCGCAGCCTGCGTCCGGGCATCGCGGTGTTCTCCGGTCGGGATGAGCTCCCGCTCGTGCTCACCGCCCCGCCCGTGCCGGAGCTGGACGAGGACGTGGAGCGGGGCGACGTCCCGTACTCGGTGGAGGCCGCCTTCGCCGAGGGCGTCGTGCTGACGCCCAACACGCAGTACACGCTGGTGCTGCGCACCGTGCTCACGGACTACGAGGGCAACCCGCTCTCCAGCGAGATTCGCATCGTCTTCCGCAGCGCGCCGTGA
- a CDS encoding DUF6265 family protein, whose translation MTARPALLALVLGASPLLGCGSTPNTREPASRECGASIHDVAWLSGSWRQDTAGNLMEEHWTPAAGGTLFGVSRTIVQGKTVFFEYMRIEARKDGLYFVAQPMGRPPSDFKMLRCNSNGVLFENPQHDYPQRIFYQRPTANRLTARIEGKKDGKEAGQSFEFFQM comes from the coding sequence ATGACTGCTCGCCCTGCCCTGCTTGCCCTCGTCCTCGGTGCCTCCCCGCTTCTCGGCTGTGGCTCCACGCCGAACACCCGCGAGCCGGCCTCGCGCGAGTGCGGGGCCTCCATCCACGACGTGGCCTGGCTGTCGGGCAGTTGGCGTCAGGACACGGCCGGAAACCTGATGGAGGAGCACTGGACGCCCGCGGCGGGCGGAACGCTCTTCGGGGTGAGCCGCACCATCGTCCAGGGCAAGACGGTGTTCTTCGAGTACATGCGCATCGAAGCGCGCAAGGACGGGCTCTACTTCGTGGCCCAGCCCATGGGGCGTCCGCCCTCGGACTTCAAGATGCTGCGTTGCAACAGCAACGGCGTGTTGTTCGAAAACCCGCAGCACGACTACCCGCAGCGCATCTTCTACCAGCGCCCCACCGCCAACCGTCTCACCGCCCGCATCGAGGGGAAGAAGGACGGCAAGGAGGCGGGACAGAGCTTCGAGTTCTTCCAGATGTAG
- a CDS encoding 1-acyl-sn-glycerol-3-phosphate acyltransferase, whose product METALSQSANQGESLLKAEFGPMGRALGTRYLESVHFPPEAEDELRNLHAKGFVVHVMRSTAWVNFLYLTWAMVRRSLPPVRAVSNLRPWFTKPWRQTKQGGAFLERFEYARQQGGSGLVFLRRTALLHASGKETHEDPFPALVELARTSDRPVYLVPELFVWEKRSARLKPNWVDVVFGSPEAPGFLHSMLAFFRNYKRAQFRVGEPIDLRAFAEQNPQDSVEVLARKVRSTLHVHLARETRAVFGPPAKPPVRIIDETLRDRQLRKVVDEQAAQSGRKQESVLREARRNLEAIAAKPSPTTLAFVAPLLDWVFNRIYDGMHVDEAGLHRALKSATRAPIVLCPSHKSHMDYLVMSWVLWNRGYAVPLVAAGANLSFWPLGSIFRRCGAFFLRRSFKGDKVYAASFKAYVRKLVHDGIHQEFFPEGGRSRTGKLLSPKLGMFTWQVESVLEGARNDLLFVPVAIDYEKVVESGSYSKELAGGEKKPEDLKALLSTPKVLAARYGRIHLGFDEPISLVEFMKERGLDPDQPVTDEQKKGLVRALGNRVMYGISKVSTVTPHALVSTSLLAHRRRGLTQRELADRISILRRIAQEDGAPQSRELGNAPSNPETMGPIQDAMRTFIGDEMVRTQEAKGDVIYQVEDDRRAEMSFYKNTLMNLVAARSLVANAMLAAGTSASYDDVKARALFLSRLFKLEFIYRVNTTFDTIFAETVERLVRMGLVMHEGDTLSVAPEPHAQPELEFLADLLRDYLEAYLLAAMTLNDVATGVAEDRKAFLRMALETGRAEYHAGRITAAESLAKVTLENAVTYLQDQKLLVEEDKKLKVGPQATDADARKQLVESIREYLQR is encoded by the coding sequence TTGGAAACCGCGCTGTCGCAGTCTGCGAATCAGGGAGAGTCCTTGCTGAAGGCGGAGTTCGGCCCGATGGGTCGGGCGCTGGGCACTCGTTATCTGGAGAGCGTCCACTTCCCACCCGAGGCCGAGGACGAGCTGCGCAACCTGCACGCCAAGGGGTTCGTGGTGCACGTCATGCGCTCCACGGCGTGGGTGAACTTCCTCTACCTCACCTGGGCCATGGTGCGCCGGAGCCTGCCGCCCGTGCGGGCGGTGTCCAACCTGCGCCCGTGGTTCACCAAGCCGTGGCGCCAGACGAAGCAGGGCGGCGCCTTCCTGGAGCGCTTCGAGTACGCGCGCCAGCAGGGAGGCAGCGGTCTGGTCTTCCTGCGGCGCACGGCGCTGCTGCACGCGTCCGGGAAGGAGACCCACGAGGACCCCTTCCCCGCCCTGGTGGAGCTGGCGCGCACGTCGGACCGGCCCGTGTACCTGGTGCCCGAGCTGTTCGTCTGGGAGAAGCGCAGCGCGCGCCTCAAGCCCAACTGGGTGGACGTGGTGTTCGGCAGCCCCGAGGCGCCGGGCTTCCTGCACTCGATGCTGGCCTTCTTCCGCAACTACAAGCGCGCGCAGTTCCGCGTGGGAGAGCCCATCGACCTGCGCGCCTTCGCCGAGCAGAACCCGCAGGACTCGGTGGAGGTGCTCGCGCGCAAGGTGCGCAGCACGCTGCACGTGCACCTGGCCCGGGAGACGCGCGCGGTGTTCGGCCCGCCGGCGAAGCCGCCCGTGCGCATCATCGACGAGACGCTGAGAGACAGGCAGCTGCGCAAGGTGGTGGACGAACAGGCCGCGCAGTCCGGCCGCAAGCAGGAGAGCGTGCTGCGCGAGGCCCGCCGCAACCTGGAGGCCATCGCCGCCAAGCCCAGCCCCACGACGCTGGCCTTCGTGGCGCCCCTGCTCGACTGGGTGTTCAACCGCATCTACGACGGCATGCACGTGGACGAGGCGGGCCTGCACCGCGCGCTCAAGTCCGCCACCCGCGCGCCCATCGTCCTGTGCCCCAGTCACAAGAGCCACATGGACTACCTGGTGATGAGCTGGGTGCTGTGGAACCGCGGCTACGCGGTGCCGCTGGTGGCCGCGGGCGCCAACCTGTCCTTCTGGCCCCTGGGCAGCATCTTCCGCCGCTGCGGCGCGTTCTTCCTGCGCCGCTCGTTCAAGGGCGACAAGGTCTACGCCGCGTCCTTCAAGGCCTACGTGCGCAAGCTGGTGCACGACGGCATCCACCAGGAGTTCTTCCCCGAGGGCGGCCGCTCGCGCACGGGCAAGCTGCTCTCCCCCAAGCTGGGCATGTTCACCTGGCAGGTGGAGTCGGTGCTCGAGGGCGCGCGCAACGACCTGCTCTTCGTCCCCGTGGCCATCGACTACGAGAAGGTCGTCGAGTCGGGCAGCTACTCGAAGGAGCTGGCGGGCGGGGAGAAGAAGCCCGAGGACCTCAAGGCGCTGCTCAGCACGCCCAAGGTGCTCGCGGCGCGCTACGGCCGCATCCACCTGGGGTTCGACGAGCCGATTTCGCTCGTGGAGTTCATGAAGGAGCGCGGACTCGACCCCGACCAGCCGGTGACGGACGAGCAGAAGAAGGGCCTGGTGCGCGCGCTCGGCAACCGCGTGATGTACGGCATCAGCAAGGTGTCCACCGTGACGCCGCACGCGCTGGTGAGCACGTCGCTGCTCGCGCACCGCCGCCGGGGCCTGACGCAGCGGGAGCTGGCGGACCGCATCAGCATCCTGCGCCGCATCGCCCAGGAGGACGGCGCGCCGCAGTCTCGCGAGCTGGGCAACGCCCCCAGCAACCCCGAGACGATGGGCCCCATCCAGGACGCGATGCGGACGTTCATCGGCGACGAGATGGTGCGCACCCAGGAGGCCAAGGGTGACGTCATCTACCAGGTGGAGGACGACCGCCGCGCGGAGATGTCCTTCTACAAGAACACGCTGATGAACCTGGTGGCCGCGCGCAGCCTCGTGGCCAACGCGATGCTGGCCGCGGGCACGTCCGCCTCGTACGACGACGTGAAGGCGCGCGCGCTGTTCCTCTCGCGCCTGTTCAAGCTCGAGTTCATCTACCGGGTGAACACCACCTTCGACACCATCTTCGCGGAGACGGTGGAGCGGCTGGTGCGCATGGGCCTCGTCATGCACGAGGGCGACACGCTGAGCGTCGCGCCCGAGCCCCATGCCCAGCCGGAGCTGGAGTTCCTGGCGGACCTGCTGCGCGACTACCTGGAGGCGTACCTGCTGGCCGCGATGACGCTCAACGACGTGGCCACGGGCGTCGCCGAGGACCGCAAGGCCTTCCTCCGGATGGCCCTGGAGACGGGCCGCGCCGAGTACCACGCCGGCCGCATCACCGCCGCCGAGTCCCTGGCCAAGGTGACGCTGGAGAACGCGGTGACGTACCTGCAGGACCAGAAGCTCCTCGTCGAGGAGGACAAGAAGTTGAAGGTCGGTCCCCAGGCGACGGACGCGGACGCGCGCAAGCAGCTCGTCGAGAGCATCCGCGAGTACCTGCAGCGCTGA
- the argS gene encoding arginine--tRNA ligase, translating into MSTSVYSRYRAAFAEGLASALGVQAADIEAQVKPAEAAHGDLSFATFPLAKAQKKAPPVIAKELAEKVTVPGLEIKAVGPYVNARFNAVPFTSEVLDAARKAGVHYGGDTDAGRGKTVVIDYSSPNIAKPIGFHHIRTTFLGHCIANIYRALGWRVEGINYLGDWGKQFGLVAVGFQEYGDPARIDDMGHLVEVYVRANKRAETEPAFDEKAREFFRRMEAGDAEALKLWNQFRETSIRGFKQIYARMGIAFEHIEGESRYQGKMDAVIEQIAKKPGVKESQGALIVDLPYAENEPPILLKKNDGSTLYATRDLAAAEDRHTRFQFEKSLYVVAQDQALHFRQVFRTLKEMGQPWADKCVHVAFGRIHGMSTRKGQVVQLNDVLDEAKERAAAKVKENQEAGRLQTDDPDKLAEQIGLGAIAFGDLKHKRATDYTFDWDEVVSFEGHTGPYLQYAHARVVNVLRKGGGAPATYDASLLTLPEEQALVREIMRLPEVVRDAAEQYEPSLVARLLLDVAAALSRYYTLGNQERDKRINVEGNDALRSARLALANAARVTLASGLTLLGIPTPENM; encoded by the coding sequence ATGAGCACTTCCGTCTATTCCCGCTACCGCGCCGCATTCGCCGAGGGCCTCGCCAGCGCCCTCGGCGTGCAGGCCGCCGACATCGAAGCCCAGGTCAAGCCCGCGGAAGCGGCGCACGGCGACCTGAGCTTCGCCACCTTCCCTCTCGCCAAGGCCCAGAAGAAGGCGCCCCCGGTCATCGCCAAGGAGCTGGCCGAGAAGGTCACCGTGCCGGGCCTGGAGATCAAGGCCGTGGGCCCGTACGTGAATGCCCGCTTCAACGCGGTGCCCTTCACGAGCGAGGTCCTCGACGCGGCTCGCAAGGCGGGCGTCCACTACGGCGGAGACACGGACGCGGGGCGCGGCAAGACGGTGGTCATCGACTACTCGTCGCCGAACATCGCCAAGCCCATCGGCTTCCACCACATCCGCACCACGTTCCTGGGCCACTGCATCGCCAACATCTACCGGGCGCTCGGCTGGCGGGTGGAGGGCATCAACTACCTGGGTGACTGGGGCAAGCAGTTCGGCCTCGTCGCGGTGGGCTTCCAGGAGTACGGCGACCCGGCGCGCATCGACGACATGGGCCACCTGGTGGAGGTCTACGTGCGCGCCAACAAGCGCGCCGAGACGGAGCCCGCGTTCGACGAGAAGGCCCGCGAGTTCTTCCGCCGCATGGAGGCCGGTGACGCCGAGGCCCTCAAGCTCTGGAACCAGTTCCGCGAGACGAGCATCCGCGGCTTCAAGCAGATCTACGCGCGGATGGGCATCGCGTTCGAGCACATCGAGGGCGAGAGCCGCTACCAGGGCAAGATGGACGCGGTCATCGAGCAGATCGCCAAGAAGCCCGGCGTGAAGGAGTCGCAGGGCGCGCTCATCGTCGACCTGCCCTACGCGGAGAACGAGCCGCCCATCCTGCTCAAGAAGAACGACGGCAGCACGCTCTACGCGACGCGAGACCTGGCCGCCGCCGAGGACCGCCACACGCGCTTCCAGTTCGAGAAGTCACTCTACGTCGTGGCCCAGGACCAGGCGCTGCACTTCCGTCAGGTGTTCCGCACGCTGAAGGAGATGGGCCAGCCGTGGGCGGACAAGTGCGTGCACGTGGCGTTCGGCCGCATCCACGGCATGAGCACGCGCAAGGGCCAGGTGGTGCAGCTCAACGACGTGCTCGACGAGGCCAAGGAGCGCGCCGCCGCCAAGGTGAAGGAGAACCAGGAGGCCGGCCGGCTCCAGACGGATGACCCGGACAAGCTCGCCGAGCAGATCGGCCTGGGCGCCATCGCCTTCGGCGACCTCAAGCACAAGCGCGCCACCGACTACACCTTCGACTGGGACGAGGTCGTCAGCTTCGAGGGCCACACGGGCCCCTACCTCCAGTACGCCCACGCGCGTGTGGTCAACGTGCTGCGCAAGGGCGGCGGCGCTCCGGCCACCTACGACGCCAGCCTGCTGACGCTCCCCGAGGAGCAGGCCCTGGTGCGCGAAATCATGCGCCTGCCCGAAGTCGTGCGCGACGCGGCCGAGCAGTACGAGCCCAGCCTCGTGGCCCGCCTGCTGCTCGACGTGGCCGCCGCCTTGAGCCGCTACTACACGCTCGGCAACCAGGAGCGCGACAAGCGCATCAACGTCGAAGGGAATGACGCGCTGCGTTCCGCGCGACTCGCCCTGGCGAACGCGGCGCGGGTTACGCTCGCGTCGGGTCTGACCTTGTTGGGCATTCCGACACCCGAGAACATGTAG
- a CDS encoding ATP-binding protein encodes MRSKKKGALAEVVPLRPTTSKKSTTRRAAKPAPPADADAVARALLEMARHLTDNAGPTEALRSHLQTLHALLKPKVCYVARFFASREQLHVEHVRGRYDSRVVAAVPGEGVVGRAFSEKKLLREADTLAVPLESPHGVTGVLVVLGARRAVSDTVLQSLAAQLGAAYEVARLRDDSARRNKDLQTAIAGLKSLEQNREELLGNVSHDLKNPLTTIKSYLAMLGREKLGPLTDSQRRAVQICDRNSDRMLRMVNDLLLMSRLQSGKMQLNQRPFGLKAVAEEVVRSLAVVAEHGKVQVHIPPCAEVFVRGDRERIAEAIHNLVENGIHHSEQDDTVEVTVSAEEGLAALTVKDSGPGMSAEALEHIFDAFYRAQPGVPRPPGAGLGLPLVGKIVALHGGRVEASSVLGEGSTFQLVLPMFAGAVSSPDPNQAAPKAGGILLVEDDADCREVLQQVLEQEGYRVMATSGASEARSILSHIRPAMVLLDLRLSEEDGQSVLRFIRGTESLADIVVYIISGASEVASLTSGQGLERIDGFFEKPLQLPKLLDTVSAVVRPSRRAPAVP; translated from the coding sequence GTGCGCTCGAAGAAGAAAGGGGCCCTGGCAGAGGTCGTGCCGCTGCGCCCCACCACCTCGAAGAAGTCCACCACCCGTCGAGCAGCGAAGCCGGCTCCCCCGGCTGACGCCGACGCCGTCGCGCGCGCCCTCCTGGAGATGGCGCGCCACCTCACCGACAACGCGGGCCCCACCGAGGCCCTGCGCTCCCACCTCCAGACGCTCCACGCGCTGCTCAAACCCAAGGTCTGTTACGTGGCCCGCTTCTTCGCCTCGCGCGAGCAGCTCCACGTCGAGCACGTCCGCGGCCGCTATGACAGCCGCGTGGTCGCCGCCGTCCCGGGCGAGGGCGTGGTGGGACGCGCCTTCTCCGAGAAGAAGCTCCTGCGCGAAGCGGACACGCTCGCGGTGCCGCTTGAGAGCCCTCACGGCGTCACCGGCGTGCTCGTCGTCCTGGGCGCCCGCCGCGCCGTCTCCGACACCGTGCTCCAGTCGCTGGCCGCGCAGCTCGGCGCCGCGTACGAGGTGGCCCGGCTCCGCGACGACAGCGCCCGCCGCAACAAAGATTTGCAGACGGCCATCGCGGGCTTGAAGAGCCTGGAGCAGAACCGCGAGGAGCTGCTCGGCAACGTCTCGCACGACCTCAAGAACCCGCTCACCACCATCAAGTCGTACCTGGCGATGCTGGGGCGAGAGAAGCTGGGCCCTCTCACGGACTCCCAGCGCCGCGCCGTGCAGATCTGCGATCGGAACTCCGACCGCATGCTGCGCATGGTGAACGACCTGCTGCTCATGTCCCGGCTCCAGTCCGGGAAGATGCAGCTCAACCAGCGCCCCTTCGGCCTCAAGGCCGTGGCCGAGGAGGTGGTCCGCTCCCTGGCCGTCGTCGCTGAGCACGGCAAGGTGCAGGTGCACATCCCCCCGTGCGCGGAGGTCTTCGTCCGGGGAGATCGCGAGCGCATCGCCGAGGCCATCCACAACCTCGTCGAGAACGGCATCCACCACAGTGAGCAGGACGACACCGTCGAGGTCACCGTCTCCGCCGAGGAGGGGCTCGCCGCACTCACGGTGAAGGACAGCGGCCCCGGCATGTCGGCCGAGGCGCTGGAGCACATCTTCGATGCCTTCTATCGGGCGCAGCCCGGAGTGCCGCGTCCTCCAGGGGCGGGGCTGGGCCTGCCGCTGGTGGGGAAGATCGTCGCCCTCCACGGGGGCCGCGTGGAGGCCTCCAGCGTGCTCGGAGAAGGGAGCACGTTCCAGTTGGTGCTGCCGATGTTCGCCGGCGCGGTGAGCTCCCCGGACCCGAACCAGGCGGCGCCCAAGGCGGGCGGAATCCTCCTGGTCGAGGACGACGCGGACTGCCGCGAGGTGCTGCAGCAGGTGTTGGAGCAGGAGGGCTACCGGGTGATGGCCACCTCGGGAGCCTCCGAGGCGCGCTCCATCCTCTCGCACATCCGCCCGGCCATGGTGCTGCTCGACCTGCGGCTGAGCGAGGAGGACGGCCAGTCGGTGCTCCGCTTCATCCGGGGCACCGAGTCGCTCGCGGACATCGTCGTGTACATCATCTCGGGTGCCAGCGAGGTGGCGTCCCTCACGTCCGGCCAGGGTCTGGAGCGAATCGACGGCTTCTTCGAGAAGCCGCTCCAGCTCCCCAAGCTGCTGGACACGGTGTCGGCGGTGGTGCGGCCCAGCCGCCGGGCTCCCGCCGTCCCCTGA
- a CDS encoding HEAT repeat domain-containing protein — MGLLDIFTGGSGPEKALKLKPKVTQKYGDPATRQKAIQQLGEMKFPEAVSVLLARFTITVDPLTTDADEKEHTFELVKSFGKDAVPPIVEFLSKTEPATSWALRLLGELVTEDEVTEACVKALQHLSATYTKNPEKKVVLLHHVTGRQDARIPPVVVPFLEDMSDDVKIAALKALASFKYEPAREPMLKLLTADETARRVQTSALSALADSGFSVGEQRARVESLLVEPFVVDKDGRIQRRA; from the coding sequence ATGGGCCTCTTAGACATCTTCACGGGCGGCTCGGGCCCCGAGAAAGCCCTCAAGCTCAAGCCCAAGGTCACCCAGAAGTACGGCGACCCGGCGACCCGCCAGAAGGCCATCCAGCAGCTGGGGGAGATGAAGTTTCCCGAGGCCGTCTCCGTGCTCCTGGCCCGCTTCACCATCACGGTGGACCCGCTCACCACGGACGCCGACGAGAAGGAGCACACCTTCGAGCTGGTGAAGTCCTTCGGCAAGGACGCCGTCCCTCCCATCGTCGAGTTCCTCAGCAAGACGGAGCCCGCCACGTCGTGGGCGCTCCGACTGCTGGGGGAGCTGGTCACCGAGGACGAGGTGACCGAGGCCTGTGTGAAGGCGCTGCAGCACCTGTCCGCGACCTACACGAAGAACCCGGAGAAGAAGGTCGTCCTGCTCCACCACGTCACGGGTCGCCAGGACGCGCGCATCCCTCCGGTGGTCGTCCCCTTCCTCGAGGACATGTCGGACGACGTGAAGATCGCCGCGCTCAAGGCGCTCGCCTCCTTCAAGTACGAGCCGGCCAGGGAGCCCATGCTCAAGCTCCTGACCGCCGACGAGACGGCGCGTCGGGTGCAGACCTCGGCGCTCTCCGCCCTGGCGGACTCGGGCTTCAGCGTGGGCGAGCAGCGCGCCCGCGTGGAGTCGCTCCTGGTGGAGCCCTTCGTCGTCGACAAGGACGGCCGCATCCAGCGCCGGGCCTGA
- a CDS encoding DnaJ C-terminal domain-containing protein has translation MADDYYQILGVERTASEEAIKKAFRKLARQHHPDVNPGNKSAEEKFKQINSAFEVLSDPKKRKLYDEFGEDAEKIGFDEKKAEAYRQYRAQASRGGVGGIPYGGEDFDLGDLFNDLFGGRRGGGGGFNDAFGRARGRGPMGPERGEDLNAQVRLTLAEAVTGTERPLSVSRASPDRSTPDERVRLTVKIPAGVQTGSKVRLAGQGAPGARGGPPGDLYIETEVMEHPLVRREGDDLHMDVPVTVPEAMLGAEVRVPTFQGELTVKVPSGSQSGRQMRLKGRGVPSLKGGSPGDLYLRLQVKVPDTDTPETRAAAETLAKAYRDDVRRELTL, from the coding sequence ATGGCGGACGACTACTACCAGATCCTCGGCGTGGAACGGACGGCCTCCGAGGAGGCCATCAAGAAGGCGTTCCGGAAGCTCGCGCGCCAGCACCACCCCGACGTCAACCCCGGCAACAAGTCCGCAGAGGAGAAGTTCAAGCAGATCAACTCGGCCTTCGAAGTGTTGTCGGACCCGAAGAAGCGCAAGCTCTACGACGAGTTCGGCGAGGACGCGGAGAAGATCGGCTTCGACGAGAAGAAGGCGGAGGCCTACCGGCAGTACCGGGCCCAGGCGTCCCGGGGGGGCGTGGGCGGCATCCCCTACGGCGGCGAGGACTTCGACCTGGGGGACCTGTTCAACGACCTCTTCGGAGGGCGGCGCGGCGGAGGGGGCGGCTTCAATGACGCCTTCGGTCGGGCCCGGGGGCGAGGCCCCATGGGTCCCGAGCGCGGCGAGGACCTCAACGCCCAGGTCCGCCTGACGCTGGCCGAGGCCGTCACCGGCACCGAGCGGCCCCTGTCCGTCAGCCGCGCCTCCCCCGACCGCTCCACCCCGGACGAGCGCGTCCGCCTGACGGTGAAGATTCCCGCGGGCGTCCAGACGGGCTCCAAGGTCCGGCTCGCGGGCCAGGGCGCCCCCGGCGCCAGGGGTGGGCCTCCGGGCGACCTCTACATCGAGACCGAGGTGATGGAGCATCCCCTGGTGCGTCGGGAAGGTGACGACCTCCACATGGACGTGCCCGTGACGGTGCCGGAGGCCATGCTGGGCGCCGAGGTGCGCGTCCCCACCTTCCAGGGCGAGCTCACCGTCAAGGTCCCCTCCGGCTCCCAGTCCGGCAGGCAGATGCGCCTGAAGGGACGTGGGGTGCCCTCCCTCAAGGGGGGTTCACCAGGTGACCTCTACCTCCGCCTCCAGGTCAAGGTGCCGGACACCGACACCCCGGAGACCCGCGCCGCGGCGGAGACCCTGGCCAAGGCCTACCGGGACGATGTCCGTCGCGAGCTGACCCTCTGA
- the rimI gene encoding ribosomal protein S18-alanine N-acetyltransferase, whose product MRRMREDAEPREPHGFSIRQMTEGDLAAVMALEQAAFKNPWSPELLKRELQHEWSTILLVEEPRQFVPPLLLGLAIFWIVHDEVHVLNVATAPQHRRRGVARAVMEEVLERGKARRCCLATLEVRKSNEPAIQLYRAFGFRPVGIRPNYYADEGEDAVVMVLDF is encoded by the coding sequence ATGAGGCGGATGCGGGAGGACGCCGAGCCACGCGAGCCGCATGGCTTCTCCATCCGTCAGATGACGGAAGGGGACCTGGCGGCGGTGATGGCGCTGGAGCAGGCGGCGTTCAAGAACCCCTGGTCCCCGGAGCTGCTCAAGCGGGAGCTCCAGCACGAGTGGTCCACCATCCTCCTGGTGGAGGAGCCCCGGCAGTTCGTGCCGCCGCTGCTCCTGGGCCTGGCCATCTTCTGGATCGTCCACGACGAGGTCCACGTGCTCAACGTCGCCACCGCCCCTCAGCATCGGCGGCGGGGCGTGGCGCGGGCCGTCATGGAGGAGGTGCTCGAGCGGGGCAAGGCGCGCCGCTGCTGCCTCGCCACCCTGGAGGTCCGCAAGAGCAACGAGCCGGCGATCCAGCTCTACCGCGCCTTCGGCTTCCGTCCGGTGGGCATCCGGCCGAACTACTACGCCGACGAGGGCGAGGACGCGGTGGTGATGGTCCTCGACTTCTGA
- the rpsL gene encoding 30S ribosomal protein S12: MPTISQLVRKGREKLNIKGKSPALKECPQKRGVCTRVYTTTPKKPNSALRKVARVRLTNGIEVTSYIPGVGHNLQEHSVVMIRGGRVKDLPGVRYHIVRGTLDSVGVAGRKQSRSKYGAKRPS, translated from the coding sequence GTGCCGACCATTAGCCAGCTGGTCCGCAAGGGCCGCGAGAAGCTGAACATCAAGGGCAAGAGCCCCGCGCTCAAGGAGTGCCCCCAGAAGCGCGGCGTCTGCACCCGCGTGTACACGACGACTCCGAAGAAGCCGAACTCGGCCCTCCGCAAGGTGGCCCGCGTGCGTCTGACCAACGGAATCGAAGTGACGTCCTACATCCCCGGCGTGGGCCACAACCTCCAGGAGCACTCGGTGGTGATGATCCGCGGCGGTCGTGTGAAGGACCTCCCGGGCGTGCGCTACCACATCGTCCGTGGAACGCTCGACTCCGTGGGCGTGGCGGGCCGCAAGCAGAGCCGCTCCAAGTACGGCGCGAAGCGCCCGAGCTGA